The DNA window TGGAAATGTCACGCCGTTCCTTGATGTTGGTGGAATAGGCGCTCTTGATTAGCGCCACTCCCATTTCTTCCGCGATGGATAAGAGAAGGTTTCCCACGATTTCCACCGTTACTGCATCAACCTGGTTTTTCATTATTTTGCACCTCCCTCGTAAGTCACGATGATATTCTGGTATCCGTCCGTGTACGCCTTCCAGTCAGGCGGGATGACGGAGGTGGAGTCCATCTGTTCAATGATTGCCGGTCCCATAACCGTGCAGCCCGGTTTGAAGTCGTCCCTGTTGTAAATATTGGTCGTTATATAATCTTTCTCCCGATCGAACAGGACGTCGCGGGTGGTAAACGGCTTCGGCGGCTCCGCGTTCGGATCCACCGGCATTTCCACCAGATCCGGTTTGATGATGTCTCCGATGGCGCTGACGCGGTAGTTGACCATCTGAAGCTTCATGTTTCTGTTGAAATAGCCGTAGGAACGGTTGTGTTCCTGGTGGAAATTCTCGATCATCTCCTCCATCACCTCTTTTGTGAAACGGCCTTCCACCTCGATGCCAATCTCATAATTCTGTCTCTCGTACCGGCACTCGATCAGGTAGGTAAAACTCCTGTCTTTCTCCGCAACACCCTCTTTGTCGAGAAGCTCATTGCCCTCTTCGGTCAGCGTATCAAAAATCTTCTGTACTTTGCCCAGGTTCTCCTCCTCCGCAATCATGACGTTGGAGCGGCTGATGTCAAACTTCGTATCGGCCATCAGAAGTCCCAGGGAGCAGAGCGTTCCCGGAGACGGCGGAAGCAGCACGGAGGTAATTCCCATATCTCTCGCTACCTCGCACGCATGGAGCGGGCCTGCGCCGCCGAAGGCCATCAGTGTGAATTCCCGGGCGTCATATCCACGCTCCACGGACACAACACGGATGGCGCGCGTCATGTTGGAGTTCACAACCGAGATAATTCCCGCTGCCGCCTGCTTCAAATCCAGTGTGGACTTGTCGCAGATATTCTCTTTGACGGCTTTTTCAGCCAATTCCAGATCCACGTCCATCCGGCCGCCCAGAATCTTTTTCTGGTTCAGTTTGCCAAGTACGATGTTGGCATCCGTGACACATGCTTCGGTGCCGCCGCGCATATAGCAGGCTGGTCCCGGCGTCGCTCCAGCGCTGTCGGGTCCCACCTTTAAGGCTCCTCCTGCGTCAATCCGGGCGATGGAACCGCCGCCCGCGCCTACCGTTACAATATCTATCATTGGAATTCTGGCCGGATACCCCTCCACGAGCCTCTCGTTGGACAGGGATGCCTTTCCGTTCTCAATCAGGCTGACGTCGATGCTGGTGCCTCCCATATCAAAGGTGATTATCTTATCGATTCCGCACTGCTTTCCGATATAGACGGCGCCGATGACACCGGCGCTGGGTCCCGACACGGCAGTCTTGATCGGGCAGTCGATGGTCTCCGCAATGGAGATGACGGAACCGTTGGACTGTGTCACATAAGGGGCCACGGTGATCCCGGAGTCCAGAATGGATTTTTCAAAGTTATGTACGTATTTTTCCATAACCGGTCCCAGATAGGCATTGAGCACGGTCGTGCTCATCCTGGAATACTCCCGGAATTCGGGAACCAGTTCATGGGAGGTGGAAACATAGGCCTCCGGATACTCTTCTTCTATGATTTCCCTGATTCTCACCTCATGTTCCGGGTTGATAAAGGAGAAGAGAGTGCAGACGGCTATCGTCTGGGCGCCCTGTTCCTTCAGGTAGCGCACCGCTTCACGGACGCTGTCCTCGTTTAGCGCCGTTTTAACCGTGCCGTCGTATAAAATCCTCTCCTCCACCTCGCATTTCATGCCGTCCGGGATCAGGCTCTCGGGTTTCTGTTTTGATAAATCATAGAGGGACGGCCGTTTCTGCCAGCCGATTTCCATCAGGTCGCGGAATCCTTTTGTTGTAATCAGTCCCAGGCGCGCGCCTTTCTTTTCGATCAGGGCGTTGGTTGCAACCGTGGTTCCATGTGCCAGGTAACTCACCTGCTCCGGGCCGATGCAGTCCTCTGAGAGCACATGGAGGATGCCGTTTACAATCGCTCTCGACGGATCATCCGGCGTGGAGCTGTGCTTAAAATGTTTTAATTTCCCGGTCTCTGTGTTGAATATTGAAAAGTCTGTAAACGTACCGCCGACGTCTACGCCAATCATATAACTCATATTTTCACCTCGTATTTTCGTCTTTTAAGTGCAGGAATTTCCGCCTGCGGCGGGTCGCTTTAGCGGCTGAAAACCTTTCCGTGGCCAAATGCTCCCCGCACCAGACAGGTTCCGGCTGCGAATGCCGCTCCATTTTCCATTGCCGTTTTTAACTTTTTCTTATACGGTTCCCCGTCTCTGTCCGGCTTATCGCCGTCCGCTTTTTGCCCGCTTCCGTCCTCCTTTATCATGGAAAGCAGAAATGCCGTTGCAAAGGAGTCCCCTGCGCCCAGCGTATCCACCGCCTCCACCAGATGGGGCGGCTGGCTGTAAAATTCTTTGCCATCGTAAACGAGCGCTCCCCGGCTTCCCATTGTCGCCACGATAAACCGGCACCCTTTTTCATGCATATCAAGGCAGATGCGCCTTCCCTCTTCCTCTGTCACGGAACCGCAGGATAAAAATACATAAGAGGCATAGGGCGCCACCTTCGACACCAGGCTCCCGTTTACCCACTGTCCGGAGAAATCATAGGAAATGGGAACTCCGGCCCCATGGATTTTCTCAAGCTGGCCGTCCATATAGCTGTTGTTGCTGGTATGCACCAGAGCAAATGTCTTTATATATATAAGATCCTCCTCCGTAAGTTCCAGAGGATGTTCCTTCGTAACTCCCCCTTTATTACTTCCGAGAAAAACACGGTCCCCGTCCACCAGGGTCACCCTGGCGCAGCCGTTTTCACCCTCATACCGCCTGCACCTGCCATGTTCGATTCCCAGTTCATCCAGCGTGTTTATCACGTGGTCTGCGGCCTCATCCGTTCCAAACACCCCCATGTAAGAGGCATCCGCGCCCAGCATTTTGGCGTAGACGGAAAAATTCAGCGCCTGGCCCCCCGGAAACATGGTCTTTAAATGTTCATATTTATCGCATACATTGTCGCCAATCCCTATTACTCTCACTCTGTTCTGCCTCCGCATGCCCAATTGCCCGTGCGGCGGTGTTGCGGCGCCGCATCATTCAGGCTTCTGTCGTCCGTAACCATAATTGCCATGTCATTATATATCATTCCAATATGTTTATATCTTTTATTCCGGGGCAGTTTCTGCACTGCCCCGGATAAAACTTATTTTTAGATTGGCGGTGTTTCCCCCGCGCCGGTTTCTTATTCCATTTCTTATTCCTCTACGTAAGTGTCCTGTAATGTAAGTCCGGAAAGGTAGGTAAGGATGCCGTCCAGGTTCTGGAATCCGTGAACGTTCTTGGCTGTTGCGAATACCTGTTCCCTGAAGTTGATGAATACGAATGGTGAAAGCTCCAGCGCCCTCTCCCTGAACTGATCGTAGATTTCCGCTCTTTCTTTTTCATCCAGAGTTGTTCTGCCCTTTGCAAGAAGCTCATCGATCTTGTCGTCGGCAAATCCCGGACAGCTGTTCATCCGCACGTCTCCGCTCTCATAGTAGTTGGTCGCCCAGTCCATATCCACGATGTTTCCCGTTGTCCCCGATACCATCATGTCGTAGTCGCCCACGTTGGAACGCTCGATTCGCGTTGCCCAGTCCGGAAGCTCCAGTTCTACCTTGATACCGATTTCGGCAAGGCTGGACTGTACGCATACTGCGGTCTGCTCGTGCATTGCGTAGGTGGAGGAGGATAAGAGCTTGCAGGAGAAACCGTCCGGATAACCCGCTTCCGCCAGCAGTGCCTTTGCCTTTTCAACGTCATAGGAGAAATAGTTGTCGTATTTGCCGTCATAGCCGTTCTGGCCCACGATGGTCGGGAAACCGAAGATTGGCTCGCCGCGCCCCATAAACGCCGCGTTGATTACATCGTCTCTCTTTATTGCGTAGGAGATGGCCTGTCTCACCTTCGGATCGGCCAGCGGGCTGCCCTCGGTGCAGTTAATCTGCAGGCACATAAACGGCGCCACCGACACTTCCACATTGGCGTCATCGGCACCCTCAAATGCGATAACCTCTTTGGAGGGAACATAGTCGATGATGTCCACTTCGCCCGTACGGAGCGCATTGGCCCTCGTTGTCTCGTCTGTGTAGAAGAAGAAATCAATGTTTGGAGTCTGTACCGGAGTTCCATACCAGCCGTCATACGCACTGACGCTGATGGAGAGTCCGTTCTCCCATCCGTCAAATGCATAAGGCCCACATCCCATGGCAACTGTGCTTAAATCGTTGTTGTTCGCCTCGCAGAATGCCTTTGAAACCACTGCCGCTTCGGGAAGGCAGAGGTACTCCAGGAACGGTGCGCAGGGCTGTTTCAGGACAATTTCCACCGTCTTTTCGTCCGGTGCATTTACATGGTCCACTATCGATCGGAAATCGCTTCCGAATGTAGCCGCCACGGATTCGTCCATGACACGCTCCACGGAAAACTTCACGTCCCCGGCCGTAACCGGTGAACCGTCGTGGAAGGTGGCATCCTTTAATTTAAAGGTATAGGTCAGCCCGTCGTCCGATACGGTATAGGAATCGGCCACGTCTGTGGCAATGCCGGAATCTGCCGTATAAGTCATAAGTCCGCGGTAAATCTGCTGCTTAATCAGCCTTGTCGCCTGTCCCGACTGAAGATGGGGATCCAGGGTGGCCGGCTCGGCGCTGATTCCCACGTTTAAGGTATCGCGTTTGTTACCCGTTCCGGCGTCTGCCGCTTTTTCGGTTCCTGCCGCTGCACCGCCTTCCTCCTTTGTTGCAGGCTGTGTGTCCCCGCCCGTCTGAGAACTGCCGCAGGCCGTCAACACTACGGATGCCGCCAGGGCGGCCGCCAATGTAAGCGCTACTTTTTTCAAATCTCTTTTTTTCATGAAATTTCCTCCTTTTTTATTGTTAACGGTACCCGGCGCTGTATTTTTTCTGTCACCCGGCGCCAGCCATTAAAAACTGTTGTTAAGCTTCGGATCCAGAATATCTCTTATGGCATCGCCCATCAGGTTCACCGCCAGAATAGTCAGGCACAGGCAGAGCGCGGGCCAGAACAGATACATGACATTGACATTGAGATATCCCCTTGCAGAACCGATCATCTGGCCCCAGGACGGTGTGGGCGGCAGAACGCCCAGTCCCAGGAAGCTGAGTCCGGACTCCAAAAGGATCGCATTGGAAATCGTCGTGCTCACCTGGACAATCAGAACTGATATAATGTTCGGAAAAATTGCCTTTCTCATGATGGCCGCCGGTGTGGCCCCAATGGATAAATCGCTCTCCACATACTCCATTTTTCTGACCTGGAGCGTGGAAGAGTAGGCAATACGTGAAAAGTGCGGTATGTACAGAATCCCGATTACCAGCATCAGATTGATGACTCCGGCTCCCCAGAGGCCCGCGATAATCATCGCCAGCAGGATGGGCGGAAAACAGAGGATGATATCAATTCCCCTCATGATGACCGTTCCGATTTTTCCCTCCAGGTAACCGGCCGCGACTCCCAGGACGGTTCCTCCGGCAAAGGCGATGGCCGTTCCCCCCAGCGCCACCATCATGGACGGCCTGATTCCCAGTATCAGACGGGTCAGGATACACCGTCCGTACTCGTCGGTTCCCAGCGGGTATTTAACCGATGAATTCTGCAGCATGTTGGCCGTATCCAGCGCGTAGGGATCATTGGGTATCAGGAAATTGCCAAATATCATGACAATAATCAGAGGGACCAGAATAATAAAGCCAACAACAAACTTTTTATTGCTGAAACATTTCTTAAGCATTGTATCCCCCCCTATCTGACTCTTGGATCAAGAATTCCATATATTATGTCAACTATCATATTCGTAAATATGTAAACTACGGAGATCAGCAGTACACACCCCTGAATCAGGGGATAATCACGGTGGTTGATGGCCTTTACAAGAAGGGACGCCACCCCCGGCCAGTTAAACACGGTCTCACAGAGGACGGTTCCGCCGATCAGGTTCCCCAATTGGAGGCCGATGATCGTGATGACGGGAATCATTGCATTCCTGATCACGTGTTTTCTGATCACCTTCCCGTTTGAAAGTCCCTTGGCCCGCAGCGGCCTGACCGATTCCGCGGCCATTGCGTCCAGCATGGAGGAACGCGTCGTCCTCATGATGGAAGCGGCGACTCCCAGGGCCAGCGTAATGGCCGGAAGTATGATTTTCTGTATATGCAGGTCCGGATTCTTTGAAAATGCGGTAAATCCGCTGGCGGGCAGTTTCGCAATCGGAAGGTTGAAAATATTCAGGGCGAAGATTACCACAAGCAGATATCCCATAACATAAACCGGAACCGATGTACCTACCGACGCCATCGTCGTCAGCGCCAGATCGGAAAATTTTCCCCTCCGCACCGCGGCAATGATTCCAAATGGAATTCCGAACAGACAGGCCAGCACAAGCGATACAAAAGCCAGTTCCAGTGTTCTTGGAAAACGGGAAGCAATTGCCTGTACGACCGGGATTTTCTCTGAATATGATTTTCCCAGGTCAAGGTGGATTATTCCTTTTAAATAATTGGCATACTGAACCAGGATTGGCTGATCCAGCCCCAGTTCCGTACGGATTTTTTCAACGGTGACCGGATCCGGGTTGCTGTCCACTCCCAGCATCGTCAGAACGGGATCGCCGGGCATCATATGTACAAATGCAAATACCAGTGTGGTCACGATGAACAGTAAAAGCGCCGATATGGCCAGTCTTTTTGCTATAAATTTAATCATGGTCGCCGCCCCCTTTCCCGGCCAGGAAACAGGCTGCATAGTGTCCCTGCTTTATCTGCGCAAGCTCCGGCCGTTCCGTCCGGCACCGCTCCTCCACGAAGGGACATCGGGTACAGAACCGGCAGCCCTCCGGTGGGTTTACCGGACTGGGAATATCCCCGTTTAATATGATTCTTTCTTTTTTCTGTGTTGTCTTTGCTTCTGGAATTGCCGAGAGCAGGGCTTTTGTATAGGGATGGACGGCATTTTCATAAATCTCATCGCTGTCCGCCAGCTCCACTATCACTCCCAGATACATGACGGCAATTCTGTCCGCCATGAATTTTACGACGGATAAATTATGTGAAATGAACAGATACGTCAGTTCAAATTCTTTCTGCAGATCCTTTAAAAGATTTAAAACCTGTGACTGGATTGATACATCCAAAGCGGAGACGGGTTCGTCGCAGATGATCAGTTCCGGATTGCCGGCCAGCGCCCTTGCAATCCCGATCCTCTGCCTTTGTCCTCCTGAGAATTCATGGGGGTAGCGG is part of the [Clostridium] symbiosum genome and encodes:
- a CDS encoding hydantoinase/oxoprolinase family protein, which produces MSYMIGVDVGGTFTDFSIFNTETGKLKHFKHSSTPDDPSRAIVNGILHVLSEDCIGPEQVSYLAHGTTVATNALIEKKGARLGLITTKGFRDLMEIGWQKRPSLYDLSKQKPESLIPDGMKCEVEERILYDGTVKTALNEDSVREAVRYLKEQGAQTIAVCTLFSFINPEHEVRIREIIEEEYPEAYVSTSHELVPEFREYSRMSTTVLNAYLGPVMEKYVHNFEKSILDSGITVAPYVTQSNGSVISIAETIDCPIKTAVSGPSAGVIGAVYIGKQCGIDKIITFDMGGTSIDVSLIENGKASLSNERLVEGYPARIPMIDIVTVGAGGGSIARIDAGGALKVGPDSAGATPGPACYMRGGTEACVTDANIVLGKLNQKKILGGRMDVDLELAEKAVKENICDKSTLDLKQAAAGIISVVNSNMTRAIRVVSVERGYDAREFTLMAFGGAGPLHACEVARDMGITSVLLPPSPGTLCSLGLLMADTKFDISRSNVMIAEEENLGKVQKIFDTLTEEGNELLDKEGVAEKDRSFTYLIECRYERQNYEIGIEVEGRFTKEVMEEMIENFHQEHNRSYGYFNRNMKLQMVNYRVSAIGDIIKPDLVEMPVDPNAEPPKPFTTRDVLFDREKDYITTNIYNRDDFKPGCTVMGPAIIEQMDSTSVIPPDWKAYTDGYQNIIVTYEGGAK
- a CDS encoding fructoselysine 6-kinase, translating into MRVIGIGDNVCDKYEHLKTMFPGGQALNFSVYAKMLGADASYMGVFGTDEAADHVINTLDELGIEHGRCRRYEGENGCARVTLVDGDRVFLGSNKGGVTKEHPLELTEEDLIYIKTFALVHTSNNSYMDGQLEKIHGAGVPISYDFSGQWVNGSLVSKVAPYASYVFLSCGSVTEEEGRRICLDMHEKGCRFIVATMGSRGALVYDGKEFYSQPPHLVEAVDTLGAGDSFATAFLLSMIKEDGSGQKADGDKPDRDGEPYKKKLKTAMENGAAFAAGTCLVRGAFGHGKVFSR
- a CDS encoding ABC transporter substrate-binding protein, with protein sequence MKKRDLKKVALTLAAALAASVVLTACGSSQTGGDTQPATKEEGGAAAGTEKAADAGTGNKRDTLNVGISAEPATLDPHLQSGQATRLIKQQIYRGLMTYTADSGIATDVADSYTVSDDGLTYTFKLKDATFHDGSPVTAGDVKFSVERVMDESVAATFGSDFRSIVDHVNAPDEKTVEIVLKQPCAPFLEYLCLPEAAVVSKAFCEANNNDLSTVAMGCGPYAFDGWENGLSISVSAYDGWYGTPVQTPNIDFFFYTDETTRANALRTGEVDIIDYVPSKEVIAFEGADDANVEVSVAPFMCLQINCTEGSPLADPKVRQAISYAIKRDDVINAAFMGRGEPIFGFPTIVGQNGYDGKYDNYFSYDVEKAKALLAEAGYPDGFSCKLLSSSTYAMHEQTAVCVQSSLAEIGIKVELELPDWATRIERSNVGDYDMMVSGTTGNIVDMDWATNYYESGDVRMNSCPGFADDKIDELLAKGRTTLDEKERAEIYDQFRERALELSPFVFINFREQVFATAKNVHGFQNLDGILTYLSGLTLQDTYVEE
- a CDS encoding ABC transporter permease, with translation MLKKCFSNKKFVVGFIILVPLIIVMIFGNFLIPNDPYALDTANMLQNSSVKYPLGTDEYGRCILTRLILGIRPSMMVALGGTAIAFAGGTVLGVAAGYLEGKIGTVIMRGIDIILCFPPILLAMIIAGLWGAGVINLMLVIGILYIPHFSRIAYSSTLQVRKMEYVESDLSIGATPAAIMRKAIFPNIISVLIVQVSTTISNAILLESGLSFLGLGVLPPTPSWGQMIGSARGYLNVNVMYLFWPALCLCLTILAVNLMGDAIRDILDPKLNNSF
- a CDS encoding ABC transporter permease, with protein sequence MIKFIAKRLAISALLLFIVTTLVFAFVHMMPGDPVLTMLGVDSNPDPVTVEKIRTELGLDQPILVQYANYLKGIIHLDLGKSYSEKIPVVQAIASRFPRTLELAFVSLVLACLFGIPFGIIAAVRRGKFSDLALTTMASVGTSVPVYVMGYLLVVIFALNIFNLPIAKLPASGFTAFSKNPDLHIQKIILPAITLALGVAASIMRTTRSSMLDAMAAESVRPLRAKGLSNGKVIRKHVIRNAMIPVITIIGLQLGNLIGGTVLCETVFNWPGVASLLVKAINHRDYPLIQGCVLLISVVYIFTNMIVDIIYGILDPRVR
- a CDS encoding ABC transporter ATP-binding protein, encoding MDDVILKIDHLKKYFPVKARMFSGGKGTVHAVDDVCFEIKKGETFGLVGESGCGKSTLSRTILNLVPADGGTITFNGEDITGLKGRKMEKIRWKMRMIFQKPYGSLNPRERVKDIIGAPLKIHHAVPDGEIENEVLRLMDMVGLNREWLNRYPHEFSGGQRQRIGIARALAGNPELIICDEPVSALDVSIQSQVLNLLKDLQKEFELTYLFISHNLSVVKFMADRIAVMYLGVIVELADSDEIYENAVHPYTKALLSAIPEAKTTQKKERIILNGDIPSPVNPPEGCRFCTRCPFVEERCRTERPELAQIKQGHYAACFLAGKGGGDHD